The nucleotide window GTAGGAGGGTTGGTGATGTTGAACACGAAGTTGGCGTTTGCTTTTTGAAGCATATTGGTCACTTCGTAAGAAGTAGGAATGGGATATTCGAATTCGCGCTCAACGAATGTAGATAACTCCTTTTTAGTCTCTTCCTTCTCCTCAACAGTCTCTTGTGTAGACTTTCCTCCACATTGCGTTAACAAAACGGTGGCGAAAACCAAGGAAAAGAAATAAAGTAGCTTTTTCATCTGTAATTAGTTATAGTTCCAATTTGATCAAGGTGGAAAACCTATGGTTGCAAATGTACCATCATCTTTCGCTTTATGAAGCGAATAATCATGTGTTCAAAGGTAATTAATGAATTTTAACTGCTCCAACCTTCCTTAATTACTCTTTAAATGGAGCAAAATCCTTTTTTTCGGTCGAAAGGTCAGCAATTACTTCACTGTGAAATACCCTTTACCCATCTGGTAATCATCTGTGTATACCTCCACCTCATGACGACCTATGGCGTATTCACTTCCCTTATCATAAAGCAAAGTAATTTGCTGCCGGCTTCTATCGTACAAGATATCTTTCTTAGCGGTGTAGAACAATTCCCTTCCTTCGAAAAAGAAAGAACCTGAACCCCGGCTTACATCGAACAATACGTTGCCATCAGGAGCCACTATTCTAATGAGCAGTTCTTTTCCTTCGATAGGGGCCACTTCGTTTTCAGTCACGCTAAACTCAACCTTCAATTGGTCAATATGGCGGTTCCTGAATTCGGCCTCACGTTCTTTTCCACGAGTATTCACAGCAAATACTTTGAGCCCTTCCATGCGGAGCCTTCCTGCCAATGCTACTTGTTGCGCCAATTGCTCTTTCTGCTCTTCAATGGCCCGAAGATTTTGATTCAATTCGTTTTTCTCGTTCTTTAAATCCGTGTTTTCCGACATCAAGGAATCATTCAGCACTTTCAATTGCTTAATTTCCTCATCTTTAAGCAATAGCAATTCCTGATAGCCTCCCACACGATCTCTCAAGGCGGTGATGTTCTTTTGTCGGCGTTTATCCAGGTCCAATAGCTCTTTTTTCTCTGTTTCCAGCTGTTCTTTGATACTTAGCAGTGTATCAATCTCTCCACCGAGATCTTCGATGGTTCGGATGCGATCATCCAGTTCGTTGGAAATAGAGTCTAGTTGCAGGATCGTCGCATTCAGCTCAATTTCTCGCTGCTCCTTTTGTGCAGAAAGCTTCATGTTCTCGATCACGAAATAGACGATCACACTAGCGAGCACAAATACGATTACTCCTATGACTATGTTTCTGTTCTGGTTTTTAACTGTTTCCTTCTCCATGTAGACTAAGACCTTTTAGCTCAGAACGTTCGTTTGATGTATTTCTTTATTTCGCCGCAAAACTAATTGTTTGTTTTTTGAAATGATAGTCTCTTCCAGTTCTATTAAAAAGGCAGCATAGTACGAAGACTAGCTTTGATTTAACTTTAGAGTATGATTGAGAAGAACCAATTCAGGACTAAAGAATCAATTCAATTAACCGAAGATCAGGAGAAGGAATTGCAAGAATCCTATTTGGAAAGTTTTGATGAAAGTAATCTTATTGATCTTGAAACTTTAAAAGACAAGCATTCACATTGGCTAAATGGATAACTTTTACTGAACTAAAACAAGCGCGTCATGCCGGTTTTTTTCAGTTTAAATTCCGAAGGAAACTGAAAAAAGACCGGTATCTCTTTCACGCGCTTCTTTCATTCTAAAAACAGATAGCCTTCTGAATTAGCAATAAATCAAAACTTCACCACAAAGTGTTGCTTCTCCAGTTTCTGATTGGGGAAAAGTAAGCCAGCCTGGAAAATATCAATGGTCATGGGGAATCGTGTATCAGCGACCAATTCCTGCCAGATGTTGGTCATGTCTTTGGACCAATAAATGTCATGAATAATGATGCATTTGATCCTGGAGAGGTGAGGAGCTAGGATATCCATGAACTTTGAAGTAGCAACCGAACGGTGATCTGCGTCTAAAAAAATCACGTCAGCACCGGAATCCTGCAGTGAAGCCTCGAAGGTTTCATGAATGTCCCCAGTGATCAGTTTGATCTTGTGGGCTTTCATTCGAGTGAAATGATCAGCGGCGATCTCAGCAATGGAGGAATTACCTTCCAGGGTCCAAACTTCTTTTACCGAAGATTGCGCCAGATAGAGGGCATTGAAACCCAATGAAGTGCCAGTTTCTAATACACAGTCAGCATTAATGTAATCGAGTAACTGGCTTAGAAAAGCTGAAAAAGTGGCCGTTGATGGAGAACTCCTGGCTTCTTCTCCTAATTTTTTAGTTCGTATAGTTCCGGACTTAAAGTCGGTAACGCTGATTGCCTGCTGAGCGCGTTGACAAGTCTTTCTCAACTGCTCGATCTCGGAGGAAAGGTGTCTTCTTTTTTTACGGATGTATTTGGCGTACAATCGATAAACAAAAGGAGAGTGCAAGCCATGTGCACCAACAGCTTGTTTTTTGTATTCGAATAACCTTTGGATGAAATGCCAGTTGTCCTGAGGCAAGGAGCAATCAGTTTAGCTGAAAAGGAACGATCATCATGAACTCCGGAATATTGACGTTGAATTGTTTGCCGTCCAGTACCCGCTCCATGGTATAATAACCGTACATTTTTCCCATCCCGGATCGGAGGTTACAACCAGATACATATTGATGGATCTGTCCAGGTTCGAGGGTAGGTTGTTTTCCTACTACGCCTTCACCATCCACCTGTCTTCGGGGATTGGTTACATCGACAATCTCCCAATGTCTGAATTTTAATTGAATGGTATTTGTACTCTGATTTTCGATCGTGATTCGATACGTAAACACAAAGTGATGCTGAGCCGGATTGGAATATTCCGGTTGATATTCGGTCTCTACCGTTACTTTGACGCCTTGTGTAGTATCCGTGATCAATTTCTTCATTCACTCAATTATCTCCCAAACATTGATGTTTTTTGGCAAAGTCACAAGGTGAAAGCCAAATTCTTTTAGGATTTATTTAAGGATTAA belongs to Cytophagales bacterium and includes:
- a CDS encoding class I SAM-dependent methyltransferase, producing the protein MPQDNWHFIQRLFEYKKQAVGAHGLHSPFVYRLYAKYIRKKRRHLSSEIEQLRKTCQRAQQAISVTDFKSGTIRTKKLGEEARSSPSTATFSAFLSQLLDYINADCVLETGTSLGFNALYLAQSSVKEVWTLEGNSSIAEIAADHFTRMKAHKIKLITGDIHETFEASLQDSGADVIFLDADHRSVATSKFMDILAPHLSRIKCIIIHDIYWSKDMTNIWQELVADTRFPMTIDIFQAGLLFPNQKLEKQHFVVKF
- a CDS encoding chromosome segregation protein SMC — protein: MEKETVKNQNRNIVIGVIVFVLASVIVYFVIENMKLSAQKEQREIELNATILQLDSISNELDDRIRTIEDLGGEIDTLLSIKEQLETEKKELLDLDKRRQKNITALRDRVGGYQELLLLKDEEIKQLKVLNDSLMSENTDLKNEKNELNQNLRAIEEQKEQLAQQVALAGRLRMEGLKVFAVNTRGKEREAEFRNRHIDQLKVEFSVTENEVAPIEGKELLIRIVAPDGNVLFDVSRGSGSFFFEGRELFYTAKKDILYDRSRQQITLLYDKGSEYAIGRHEVEVYTDDYQMGKGYFTVK
- the apaG gene encoding Co2+/Mg2+ efflux protein ApaG, with translation MITDTTQGVKVTVETEYQPEYSNPAQHHFVFTYRITIENQSTNTIQLKFRHWEIVDVTNPRRQVDGEGVVGKQPTLEPGQIHQYVSGCNLRSGMGKMYGYYTMERVLDGKQFNVNIPEFMMIVPFQLN